Proteins encoded by one window of Vitis vinifera cultivar Pinot Noir 40024 chromosome 10, ASM3070453v1:
- the LOC100257542 gene encoding heavy metal-associated isoprenylated plant protein 7, producing the protein MGEENKEEKKEEAKKEGKEEKEEEKKEEKKEEEPQEIVLKVDMHCEACARKVARALKGFQGVEDVTTDSKASKVVVKGKTADPIKVCERIQKKSGRKVELISPLPKPPEENKEEPKEAKEEEKKEEPPPVITAVLKVYMHCEACAQVLQRRIRKFPGVESVTTDVANDQAIVKGIIEPAKLVDYVNKKTRKQAYIVKDEEKKEEEKKEEKKEGQEGEKKDEEEGKGEDDKKTDVKRSEYWPTKDYLEFASYPPQYFSDENPNACSVM; encoded by the exons ATGGGTGAG GAGAACAAAGAGGAGAAGAAGGAGGAAGCCAAGAAAGAAGGCAAAGAAGAGaaggaggaagagaagaaagaggagaagaaggAAGAGGAGCCTCAGGAGATTGTGCTCAAGGTGGATATGCATTGTGAGGCTTGTGCTAGGAAAGTTGCCAGAGCCTTGAAGGGATTTCAag GGGTGGAGGATGTAACCACAGACAGTAAGGCCAGCAAGGTGGTGGTGAAGGGAAAAACAGCAGACCCCATAAAGGTTTGTGAGAGGATTCAAAAGAAAAGTGGCAGAAAAGTGGAGTTAATCTCTCCTTTGCCCAAGCCTCCAGAGGAGAACAAAGAGGAACCCAAAGAAGCCaaggaggaagagaagaaagaggAG CCACCTCCAGTTATAACAGCAGTGTTGAAAGTTTACATGCATTGTGAAGCATGCGCTCAAGTTTTACAGAGGCGAATCCGGAAGTTCCCAG GTGTAGAGTCAGTGACAACAGATGTCGCAAATGACCAAGCAATTGTCAAAGGCATAATCGAGCCTGCAAAGTTGGTTGATTATGTGAACAAGAAAACCAGAAAGCAAGCCTATATAGTGaaggatgaagaaaaaaaggaagaagagaagaaagaagagaagaaggaaGGGcaagaaggagaaaagaaagatgaagaagaaggcAAAGGGGAAGATGATAAGAAGACCGATGTCAAGCGAAGTGAATATTGGCCTACAAAGGACTACTTGGAGTTTGCTTCTTATCCCCCTCAATATTTCAGTGATGAGAACCCAAATGCTTGCTCTGTTATGTAA